From Pradoshia eiseniae, the proteins below share one genomic window:
- the pflB gene encoding formate C-acetyltransferase: protein MEQVLTKVKDAWRGFAGGDWQKEVNTRDFIMKNITPYTGNDEFLEGPTEATKELWKQVMDLTKQEREAGGVLDLDSTIVSTITSHGPGYLNKDLETIVGFQTDKPFKRSLQPFGGIRMAVAAAESYGFTVDEEVQKIFTEYRKTHNQGVFDAYTDEMKLARKAGIITGLPDAYGRGRIIGDYRRVALYGVDFLIAERKRELKNYGSRTMSEDVIRQREEMNEQIRALGELKQLAEIYGFDISKPATNAKEAVQWLYFAYLAAIKEQNGAAMSLGRTSSFLDIYIERDLREGTLTEQEAQEIIDHFVMKLRLVKFARTPDYNQLFSGDPTWVTESIGGMALDGRTLVTKNSFRFLHTLSNLGPAPEPNLTVLWSTKFPEGFKRFCAKMSIQTSAIQYENDDIMIREYGDDYGIACCVSAMRIGKQMQFFGARANLAKALLYTINGGVDEKLKIQVGPNFQPITSEVLDYEEVMAKFDNTMEWLAELYINTLNVIHYMHDKYSYERIEMALHDVEILRTMAAGIAGLSVVADALSAIKYAQVKPIRDENGVAVDFEIIGDFPKYGNNDDRVDDIAVELVRTFMTKLKKHKTYRNSVHTQSILTITSNVVYGKKTGNTPDGRRAGEPFAPGANPMHGRDTKGALASLSSVSKLPYECSLDGISNTFSMVPKALGRDEDQREANLAAILDGYASKEGHHLNINVFNRDTLLDAMEHPEEYPQLTIRVSGYAVNFIKLTREQQIDVINRTFHETM from the coding sequence ATGGAACAAGTATTAACTAAAGTTAAAGATGCATGGAGAGGATTTGCTGGCGGCGACTGGCAGAAAGAAGTTAACACACGTGACTTCATCATGAAAAACATCACTCCATACACTGGTAACGATGAATTCCTAGAAGGTCCAACTGAAGCAACAAAAGAATTATGGAAACAAGTAATGGATCTTACAAAACAAGAACGTGAAGCAGGCGGCGTCCTTGATCTCGATTCTACAATTGTTTCTACAATTACTTCACATGGTCCTGGCTATTTAAATAAAGACCTTGAAACAATCGTTGGTTTCCAAACAGATAAACCATTCAAGCGTTCTCTACAACCGTTCGGCGGTATCCGTATGGCAGTGGCTGCAGCTGAATCTTACGGTTTCACAGTAGATGAAGAGGTTCAAAAAATCTTCACTGAATACCGTAAAACACATAACCAAGGTGTATTCGATGCTTATACAGATGAAATGAAATTAGCTCGTAAAGCTGGTATCATCACTGGTCTTCCAGATGCATACGGACGCGGTCGTATCATCGGTGACTACCGTCGTGTAGCATTGTACGGTGTAGACTTCTTGATCGCAGAACGTAAGAGAGAATTGAAAAACTATGGCTCAAGAACGATGTCTGAAGATGTTATTCGTCAACGTGAAGAAATGAATGAGCAAATTCGCGCGTTAGGTGAATTGAAACAATTAGCAGAGATCTATGGTTTCGACATCTCTAAACCAGCTACAAACGCAAAAGAAGCAGTACAATGGTTATACTTCGCTTACCTTGCTGCAATTAAAGAACAAAACGGAGCTGCGATGTCTCTTGGACGTACTTCTTCCTTCCTTGACATCTATATCGAACGTGACCTTCGTGAAGGCACATTGACAGAACAAGAAGCACAAGAAATCATTGACCACTTCGTTATGAAGCTTCGCCTTGTGAAGTTTGCTCGTACACCAGATTACAACCAATTGTTCAGTGGAGACCCAACTTGGGTAACAGAATCAATCGGTGGTATGGCATTGGATGGAAGAACACTTGTAACGAAAAACTCCTTCCGTTTCTTGCACACATTATCAAACCTTGGACCAGCTCCAGAGCCAAACTTGACTGTATTATGGTCTACTAAGTTCCCTGAAGGCTTCAAGCGTTTCTGTGCAAAAATGTCTATCCAAACAAGTGCGATTCAGTACGAAAACGATGACATCATGATCAGAGAATACGGCGATGACTACGGAATTGCTTGCTGTGTATCCGCTATGCGTATCGGTAAACAAATGCAATTCTTCGGAGCGCGTGCTAACCTTGCTAAAGCATTGCTTTACACAATCAATGGCGGCGTGGACGAAAAACTTAAAATCCAAGTTGGACCAAACTTCCAGCCAATCACTTCTGAAGTCTTAGATTATGAAGAAGTTATGGCTAAATTCGATAACACAATGGAATGGCTTGCAGAGCTTTATATCAACACATTGAATGTTATCCACTACATGCATGATAAATACAGCTATGAGCGTATTGAAATGGCGTTGCATGATGTTGAAATCCTTCGTACAATGGCAGCAGGTATCGCTGGATTGTCCGTAGTAGCTGACGCATTGAGCGCAATTAAATATGCGCAAGTTAAACCAATCCGTGACGAAAACGGAGTAGCAGTTGACTTCGAAATCATCGGCGATTTCCCTAAATACGGAAACAACGATGATCGCGTAGACGACATTGCGGTTGAGCTTGTAAGAACGTTCATGACTAAATTGAAAAAACATAAAACATACCGTAACTCTGTGCACACACAATCCATTCTTACAATTACTTCTAACGTAGTATACGGTAAGAAAACTGGTAACACTCCAGATGGACGCCGTGCTGGTGAACCATTTGCGCCAGGTGCGAACCCAATGCACGGACGTGACACAAAAGGTGCGTTAGCTTCCCTATCTTCAGTATCGAAGCTTCCGTATGAGTGCTCTCTAGATGGTATTTCTAACACATTCTCCATGGTGCCAAAAGCCCTTGGACGTGATGAAGACCAACGTGAAGCTAACCTTGCAGCGATTCTTGACGGTTATGCATCAAAAGAAGGTCACCACTTGAATATCAACGTATTCAACCGTGACACATTACTTGATGCAATGGAGCACCCAGAAGAGTATCCGCAATTGACAATCCGTGTATCTGGATATGCGGTTAACTTCATCAAGCTTACTCGTGAGCAGCAAATTGATGTTATCAACCGTACGTTCCATGAAACAATGTAA
- the pflA gene encoding pyruvate formate-lyase-activating protein → MIYGNIHSVETCGTVDGPGIRYIVFTQGCLLRCQYCHNADTWKIGDGKQVTPEEIVEDVVKYKAFMDASGGGITVSGGEPLLQIPFVTELFKLCKAKGIHTTIDTSGGCFANKPEFLEELDELLKYTDLILLDIKHIDSKRHVKLTGKPNEHILEFARYLSDKKVPVWIRHVLVPTINDQDEYLEELGDFIGTLENVEKVEILPYHQLGVYKWEALGYKYPLSEISSPSDESVEHAYQMLTRNLKKPVSQG, encoded by the coding sequence GTGATTTACGGGAATATACACTCTGTTGAAACGTGTGGAACAGTCGATGGCCCAGGGATCCGTTACATTGTATTCACTCAAGGTTGTTTATTGCGATGCCAGTACTGCCATAATGCCGATACTTGGAAAATTGGTGATGGCAAACAGGTGACTCCTGAAGAAATTGTTGAAGATGTTGTGAAATACAAAGCTTTTATGGATGCTTCAGGCGGTGGTATCACGGTAAGCGGCGGCGAACCGCTTTTGCAAATTCCATTTGTCACTGAGCTGTTTAAGCTTTGCAAGGCAAAAGGCATTCACACAACGATTGATACTTCTGGCGGATGCTTTGCTAATAAGCCGGAATTCCTTGAGGAACTGGATGAGTTGTTAAAATACACAGATTTGATTCTGTTGGATATAAAGCATATTGACAGCAAACGTCATGTCAAGCTGACAGGTAAACCGAATGAGCATATTTTAGAATTTGCCCGTTATCTCTCTGATAAGAAGGTGCCGGTCTGGATCAGACATGTATTGGTGCCGACTATCAATGATCAGGATGAATACCTAGAGGAATTAGGAGACTTCATTGGAACATTAGAGAACGTCGAGAAGGTTGAAATCCTGCCTTATCATCAGTTAGGAGTCTATAAATGGGAAGCTCTTGGGTATAAATATCCACTTTCTGAAATTAGCTCACCTAGTGATGAATCTGTGGAACATGCTTATCAGATGCTAACAAGAAACTTAAAGAAGCCTGTTTCTCAAGGCTGA
- a CDS encoding DUF2164 domain-containing protein: MLVKWNADERKRIISEIQYFYHQERDEEIGELAAGTILDFFAEQIGPYYYNAGIKDAVKQAEVHASRLEEDLYALLRKGNKR, encoded by the coding sequence ATGTTAGTGAAATGGAATGCAGATGAGAGAAAGCGAATAATCAGTGAAATTCAGTATTTCTATCATCAGGAACGCGATGAGGAGATTGGTGAGCTAGCAGCCGGCACAATTCTTGATTTTTTTGCAGAACAGATTGGCCCCTACTATTATAATGCTGGGATTAAGGATGCGGTGAAGCAAGCTGAGGTTCATGCAAGCAGATTGGAAGAGGATTTGTATGCGTTGTTAAGAAAAGGGAATAAACGATAA